A part of Aegilops tauschii subsp. strangulata cultivar AL8/78 chromosome 2, Aet v6.0, whole genome shotgun sequence genomic DNA contains:
- the LOC109784541 gene encoding uncharacterized protein, with protein sequence MEGEAELEAEAKGKRGGGKVRIIEAPPRISMEAVNGAMGSDELPERISTSEDTELEIEQAKEMGEEAEERDEVAKLEIEEAEGMEEKMQTGMFFNIYCRALESNLSRLFSSPWKDATSLSPMHFTHSTTNRTSYAEFATSTLQIYSIKVTEIKGTPELKWPLRVYGMVAARDTVDHNRNILFLRQRNDCQILTPENPFLQLTGPSRAIAAIDPVDFDIKLKVKGRMKSKDRVLMHQTSKYSCNEAILLDDSCRIVLRCAKLEKTVQATIVGVRVINWRKKKWPFRHGGLVIAKAHSKPVKPENEALLQDQVMDDISDGYFEGEVSCVGDRSSALKHEDEVVLQDQVTANNWDGCLDLSRHVVSVELDGKLEVIIRALSSNGFITKHGHVFFPAQESKISRGICDLASYKVEVTVAWSLLVRDKQFISREGCMDDD encoded by the exons ATGGAAGGAGAGGCGGAGCTGGAAGCGGAGGCGAAGGGAAAGAGAGGCGGCGGAAAGGTGAGGATCATCGAGGCACCACCCAGGATCTCCATGGAGGCTGTGAATGGAGCCATGGGGAGCGACGAGTTGCCGGAGAGGATTTCCACTTCAGAAGATACAGAATTAGAGATTGAGCAAGCCAAGGAGATGGGAGAGGAAGCCGAGGAGAGGGATGAGGTGGCAAAATTGGAGATTGAGGAAGCTGAGGGGATGGAGGAGAAGATGCAGACTGGGATGTTCTTTAATATCTACTGTCGCGCCTTGGAATCGAATTTGTCCAGGTTGTTCAGCAGTCCCTGGAAAGATGCGA CTTCATTGAGTCCTATGCACTTCACACACAGTACAACGAACCGCACCTCTTATGCTGAATTCGCCACCAGCACTCTGCAAATATACTCCATTAAAGTCACAGAAATAAAGGGCACTCCTGAGTTGAAGTGGCCACTGCGTGTGTATGGCATGGTTGCTGCCCGAGATACCGTGGATCACAATCGCAACATTCTCTTCTTGCGTCAAAGGAATGACTGCCAGATACTCACTCCAGAG AATCCTTTTTTGCAATTGACTGGCCCGTCTCGTGCAATTGCGGCTATAGATCCTGTTGACTTTGACATTAAACTCAAAGTAAAGGGCAGGATGAAGTCAAAAGATAGAGTGCTCATGCATCAGACCTCCAAGTACAGCTGTAATGAGGCCATTCTGTTGGATGACTCATGCAGAATTGTGTTACGGTGTGCGAAACTGGAGAAGACAGTGCAAGCAACTATAGTCGGTGTCCGTGTTATTAATTGGAGAAAGAAGAAATGGCCTTTTAGACATGGTGGTCTAGTTATTGCCAAGGCACATTCTAAGCCCGTAAAACCTGAGAATGAGGCCCTGCTACAAGATCAAGTGATGGATGACATTTCAGATGGTTACTTTGAAGGTGAAGTTAGTTGTGTTGGCGACAGATCTTCAGCGCTGAAACATGAAGATGAGGTTGTGCTTCAAGATCAAGTGACAGCTAACAATTGGGATGGTTGCCTTGATCTGTCAAGGCATGTTGTTTCCGTAGAGTTAGATGGAAAGCTCGAAGTCATCATCCGTGCCCTGTCTTCAAATGGTTTTATTACTAAACATGGCCATGTCTTCTTCCCAGCCCAGGAAAGCAAAATAAGTCGGGGCATATGTGATCTTGCCTCCTATAAGGTGGAAGTCACTGTTGCTTGGTCCCTTCTTGTTCGAGACAAGCAGTTTATCTCGAGGGAGGGATGTATGGATGATGACTAG